The proteins below are encoded in one region of Shewanella putrefaciens:
- a CDS encoding thioesterase family protein, whose product MPQFSPTYSFPVQIYYEDTDFSGVVYHPNFLKYFERAREHVIGAERLSALWQQNQLGFAVYRSDMLCHEGVEFADIIDVRTRFYFESKYRTVWQQEIWRPQGKKPAVTATIEMVCMNQARQLAPMPAELIAVLSSGFELNQ is encoded by the coding sequence CAATTTAGCCCAACCTATTCTTTCCCGGTACAAATTTACTACGAAGATACCGATTTTTCTGGCGTGGTTTATCACCCTAACTTTTTGAAATATTTCGAACGTGCCCGTGAGCATGTGATTGGTGCCGAGCGCTTAAGTGCCCTATGGCAACAAAACCAACTGGGTTTTGCCGTGTATCGTAGCGATATGCTGTGCCATGAGGGGGTAGAGTTTGCCGATATTATCGATGTGCGCACCCGGTTTTATTTTGAGAGTAAATATCGCACCGTATGGCAGCAGGAAATATGGCGACCACAGGGCAAAAAACCTGCGGTCACGGCCACAATTGAAATGGTGTGCATGAATCAAGCTCGCCAGCTCGCCCCAATGCCAGCGGAGTTAATTGCCGTCCTCAGTAGCGGATTTGAACTGAACCAATAA
- a CDS encoding putative bifunctional diguanylate cyclase/phosphodiesterase — MIMLGFIGVALFIILIGVLYILLEKYRSLRQQQRFLAQLCPQLDQQKIERQPLNIPIVPQEFAPLYHSLNEMLAALPAGTGKDRLTGLSNRLGLKRTLASMMPITQGTMVLLDIYRFRYVNDLFGFVFGDILLQQFAERLTSLCVAPRLIARLNGDEFFLYYEQSLSEEQLQQLRGRLQVPFRIKETPVSVRVQVGCVQLEQHHADASNMLRRLDLALNKARVTRSAIAYYSENDDIRQLRELQIIDSLPKGLQRNHLYMVYQPKLDVKTGQCTQVEALIRWEHETLGFISPGEFIPLAEYAGMIDLVSRWALEQVLAQQVKWRAMGMKLCVAVNLSTRDLDSETLPQELAARLAHYQLPPECLMIEITESTLMADLNKAVETLGEIRKLGIKLAIDDFGTGHSSLAYLKHLPANEVKIDKAFLRDLEQNKSAEYILEASITIAKKLGYDVTVEGVETPEIREILVEMGADTLQGMHYAKPMRAAELEMNWAQLQRF, encoded by the coding sequence ATGATTATGTTGGGATTTATTGGGGTAGCACTGTTTATCATCTTGATAGGTGTGCTGTACATTTTGTTAGAAAAATACCGCTCTTTGCGACAACAACAACGATTTTTAGCGCAACTTTGCCCGCAGCTTGACCAACAAAAGATTGAACGTCAGCCCCTCAATATCCCCATAGTGCCGCAGGAATTTGCCCCGCTCTATCACTCTTTAAATGAGATGTTAGCCGCCTTACCCGCGGGAACAGGTAAGGATAGACTGACCGGGCTCAGCAACCGCCTCGGGTTGAAACGCACCTTAGCCTCCATGATGCCGATCACTCAAGGTACTATGGTGTTGCTTGATATCTATCGGTTTCGCTATGTAAATGATCTTTTCGGCTTTGTGTTTGGCGATATCTTACTGCAGCAGTTTGCTGAGCGATTAACCAGTCTCTGTGTCGCCCCAAGACTGATTGCGCGTTTAAATGGCGATGAGTTTTTTCTGTACTATGAGCAGAGCCTATCTGAGGAGCAATTACAGCAACTGCGCGGCCGCCTACAGGTGCCCTTTAGGATTAAAGAGACGCCTGTCAGTGTGCGGGTTCAGGTGGGGTGCGTACAGCTAGAGCAGCACCATGCCGATGCCAGTAATATGCTGCGCAGACTCGATCTTGCCCTTAACAAAGCGCGTGTGACACGCAGTGCCATTGCCTATTACAGTGAGAATGATGATATTAGGCAACTGCGGGAACTGCAGATTATTGACAGTTTACCCAAAGGCTTACAGCGTAATCACTTGTATATGGTGTATCAGCCTAAGCTGGATGTAAAAACGGGGCAGTGCACCCAAGTTGAAGCGTTAATACGTTGGGAGCACGAAACCTTGGGATTCATTTCCCCCGGGGAATTTATCCCCTTGGCAGAATACGCCGGGATGATTGATTTAGTGAGCCGCTGGGCGTTGGAGCAAGTGTTAGCTCAGCAGGTGAAATGGCGGGCCATGGGGATGAAGCTGTGTGTGGCGGTCAATCTATCGACCCGGGATCTTGACAGTGAAACCTTGCCCCAGGAGTTGGCGGCGCGTCTTGCCCATTACCAATTGCCCCCAGAATGTTTAATGATCGAAATTACCGAAAGTACCTTGATGGCGGATCTCAACAAGGCAGTGGAAACCTTAGGGGAAATTCGCAAACTGGGGATCAAACTCGCTATCGATGACTTTGGTACTGGCCATTCGTCCCTCGCGTACTTAAAGCATTTGCCCGCCAATGAGGTCAAAATCGATAAGGCTTTTTTAAGGGATCTTGAGCAGAATAAATCGGCGGAATACATTCTCGAGGCCAGTATCACTATCGCGAAAAAGCTCGGCTATGATGTCACTGTCGAAGGGGTTGAAACCCCTGAAATACGTGAAATCTTAGTGGAAATGGGCGCAGATACACTGCAGGGGATGCATTATGCTAAACCCATGAGAGCCGCAGAACTGGAAATGAACTGGGCTCAATTACAGCGTTTTTAG
- a CDS encoding HDOD domain-containing protein translates to MSTEHLLLVGLLKKLKDDALVLPTLPEVAMRVQEVVGRSDASLKQVAEVIGQDAAISARIIKVANSALYSRGIPAESISSAVSRIGLIQIKSIATSVAMEQLFISTNEMVWEVMDEVWRTSIDVTAAACAMLQMYNKRRPGSGLNFDTLTLAGLVHNIGALPVLTEAEAHPELFTSIDQLRSLVRKMQGPLGRAVLKSWDFAPEVMEVVERWADLPYLPEHVTYLDFIRAAAFYSGELRAGTELEQRLDVFVARGLPVSAGDLASDEFMDKFHSIRESYQ, encoded by the coding sequence ATGTCTACCGAACATCTACTGTTAGTCGGCTTATTAAAAAAACTAAAAGACGATGCCTTAGTATTGCCAACCTTACCCGAAGTCGCAATGCGGGTGCAGGAAGTTGTGGGACGTTCCGATGCTAGCCTTAAACAAGTGGCCGAAGTAATAGGCCAAGATGCGGCGATTTCGGCTCGGATCATCAAAGTGGCCAACAGTGCTTTATATAGTCGTGGTATTCCCGCCGAGAGCATTAGCAGTGCTGTTTCACGTATTGGATTAATTCAGATCAAAAGCATTGCCACGTCCGTTGCGATGGAACAATTATTTATCTCCACCAATGAAATGGTATGGGAAGTGATGGATGAAGTGTGGCGTACCTCCATCGATGTTACCGCGGCGGCTTGCGCTATGTTGCAGATGTACAATAAGCGTCGTCCTGGCAGTGGGTTAAATTTCGATACCTTAACCCTGGCGGGGTTAGTGCATAACATCGGGGCTTTACCCGTACTAACCGAGGCCGAAGCGCATCCAGAGTTGTTTACTAGCATTGATCAATTACGCTCGCTGGTGCGTAAAATGCAGGGTCCGTTAGGACGGGCCGTATTAAAGAGTTGGGATTTTGCCCCCGAAGTGATGGAAGTAGTTGAGCGCTGGGCGGATCTTCCTTATTTGCCCGAGCATGTAACTTACTTAGATTTTATCCGCGCCGCGGCATTTTATTCGGGCGAATTGCGTGCAGGCACAGAGTTAGAGCAGCGTTTAGACGTATTTGTTGCACGGGGATTGCCTGTATCGGCTGGCGACCTCGCCAGTGATGAATTTATGGATAAATTCCATTCTATTAGAGAAAGTTACCAATAG
- the yegQ gene encoding tRNA 5-hydroxyuridine modification protein YegQ produces the protein MFKPELLSPAGTLKNMRYAFAYGADAVYAGQPRYSLRVRNNDFKMENLATGIEEAHALGKKLYVVSNIAPHNAKLKTYIKDMEPVVAMKPDALIMSDPGLIMMVREAFPDQVVHLSVQANAINWASVKFWQTQGIKRVILSRELSLDEIEEIRQRCPDIELEVFVHGALCMAYSGRCLLSGYINKRDPNQGTCTNACRWKYDVHEAQQNDSGDIIAMPNAVQIETPTTLGAGAPTDQIFLLQEANRPGEYMPAFEDEHGTYIMNSKDLRAIQHVERLTKMGIDSLKIEGRTKSFYYVARTAQLYRRAIEDASSGKDFDRSLMNQLEGLAHRGYTEGFLRRHVHDEYQNYDYGYSVSDTQQFVGELTGKRNLAGLAEIEVKNKFSVGDSVELMTPQGNMNLTIEHLENRKAEAVEAGLGSGHTVYLPVPQEVDLSHGILLRNLPQGQDTRNPHELG, from the coding sequence ATGTTTAAACCAGAGCTACTATCTCCCGCAGGGACGCTGAAAAACATGCGCTATGCTTTTGCCTATGGTGCAGATGCTGTGTATGCCGGTCAGCCAAGATATAGCTTAAGGGTACGTAATAACGACTTTAAGATGGAAAACCTTGCCACAGGGATTGAAGAAGCCCATGCGCTGGGTAAAAAGCTCTATGTGGTGAGCAATATCGCGCCCCACAATGCCAAACTTAAAACCTATATCAAGGATATGGAGCCCGTAGTGGCGATGAAGCCAGATGCGCTGATCATGTCCGATCCGGGTTTAATCATGATGGTGCGTGAGGCCTTTCCCGATCAAGTGGTGCATTTATCCGTGCAGGCAAATGCCATCAACTGGGCCTCGGTCAAGTTTTGGCAAACCCAAGGGATCAAACGCGTGATCCTGTCCCGCGAGCTGTCCTTAGATGAAATCGAAGAAATTCGTCAACGCTGCCCTGATATTGAGCTCGAAGTGTTTGTCCATGGCGCCCTGTGTATGGCCTATTCTGGCCGTTGTTTACTCTCGGGTTATATCAACAAACGCGATCCTAACCAAGGCACTTGCACTAATGCTTGCCGCTGGAAATACGATGTGCACGAAGCGCAGCAAAACGACAGTGGCGACATCATTGCCATGCCCAATGCGGTGCAAATCGAAACTCCGACGACCTTAGGTGCTGGCGCGCCAACGGATCAAATCTTCCTGCTACAGGAAGCCAATCGTCCCGGCGAATACATGCCAGCCTTTGAAGATGAACATGGTACTTATATCATGAACTCCAAAGACTTACGGGCCATCCAGCACGTTGAGCGCCTAACCAAAATGGGCATAGACTCGCTCAAAATTGAAGGCCGTACTAAATCTTTCTATTACGTGGCTCGCACCGCGCAGCTGTATCGCCGTGCGATTGAAGATGCGTCATCGGGTAAAGATTTCGATCGCAGCCTAATGAATCAATTAGAAGGTCTGGCCCACCGCGGCTATACCGAAGGCTTTTTACGTCGCCATGTGCATGATGAATATCAAAATTACGACTATGGCTACTCAGTTAGCGACACCCAACAGTTTGTGGGAGAACTGACGGGCAAACGCAATCTGGCTGGCCTTGCTGAAATTGAAGTGAAAAACAAGTTTTCCGTGGGTGACAGTGTCGAGCTGATGACGCCGCAGGGTAATATGAACCTGACGATTGAGCACCTCGAAAATCGCAAAGCTGAAGCGGTTGAAGCGGGCCTAGGTTCGGGGCACACTGTGTATCTGCCCGTGCCTCAGGAAGTCGATTTAAGCCACGGTATTTTGCTGCGTAACCTGCCCCAAGGTCAGGACACCCGCAACCCACATGAACTAGGTTAA
- a CDS encoding YfhL family 4Fe-4S dicluster ferredoxin, translating to MALLIDDSCINCDMCEPECPNQAITMGEEIYEIDPDRCTECVGHYDKPTCVSVCPIDCIDPDPNRIESNDELLVKFALLTQKPL from the coding sequence ATGGCATTACTGATCGACGATAGCTGCATCAACTGCGACATGTGTGAGCCTGAGTGTCCTAATCAGGCGATCACTATGGGCGAGGAGATCTATGAAATCGACCCAGACCGCTGCACCGAATGCGTGGGGCATTACGATAAACCGACCTGCGTGTCCGTCTGCCCTATTGATTGTATCGACCCCGATCCAAACCGTATCGAGTCCAACGATGAATTGTTAGTGAAATTTGCCCTGCTAACACAAAAGCCGTTGTAG
- the ubiT gene encoding ubiquinone anaerobic biosynthesis accessory factor UbiT, which translates to MSAVFSANVAKQLLTFTPKLMRFPLGKVPFSLKAKAISQLLGLLLAQQMADDELTFLVDKWVAIRVEDLDLDFEVSFNGQWQVRKLTDAQVTFSANSAELLLVAAAKEDPDTLFFQRKLSIQGDTELGLEVKNLLLSIEFASMPTPIRLSVEKLAAMIERLQIAAKPTVILGKTPSLS; encoded by the coding sequence ATGTCCGCTGTTTTTTCAGCAAATGTTGCTAAGCAACTGTTAACCTTTACCCCTAAATTAATGCGTTTTCCCCTTGGGAAAGTCCCCTTCAGCTTGAAAGCAAAAGCCATTAGTCAATTATTAGGGCTGCTGTTAGCCCAACAAATGGCGGACGATGAGCTAACATTTTTAGTCGATAAATGGGTGGCTATCCGGGTTGAGGACTTAGACCTCGACTTCGAGGTGAGTTTTAATGGCCAATGGCAAGTGAGAAAGTTGACCGACGCTCAGGTGACCTTTAGTGCCAATTCGGCAGAACTCCTGTTAGTGGCGGCGGCAAAGGAAGATCCCGATACGTTATTCTTCCAGCGTAAGCTGAGTATTCAAGGCGATACAGAACTTGGGCTCGAAGTGAAAAACCTGCTACTCAGTATCGAATTTGCCAGTATGCCGACCCCGATTCGCCTCAGCGTTGAAAAACTCGCCGCAATGATTGAGCGTCTGCAAATTGCCGCTAAACCGACGGTTATCCTTGGTAAGACCCCAAGCCTTAGCTAA
- the ubiU gene encoding ubiquinone anaerobic biosynthesis protein UbiU, with amino-acid sequence MELLCPAGNLASLKAALQAGADAVYLGLKDDTNARSFAGLNFTPAKLQEAAELTHKQGKKIFLTLNTFPKPGEEHRWYQAIDLAAKLDMDALIVADLSLLDYAHRHYPKLPLHLSVQASATNLGALNFYKETFNIARVVLPRVLSMKQVRDLAKVSPVDLEVFAFGSLCIMAEGRCHLSSYVTGQSPNTGGSCSPAKHVRWEEQGQDRLTRLNEVLIDKSGLDEQMGYPVVCKGRYLTEDQDSPQYLLESPTSLNTLSLLPELAKAGIVSLKIEGRQRSPAYVEQVTKVWRQAIDTYLNNPEQFQSQSHWEQALAKVSEGQITTLGAYERNWQ; translated from the coding sequence ATGGAGTTATTGTGTCCAGCGGGAAATCTGGCCTCGTTAAAGGCGGCACTGCAGGCCGGAGCCGACGCGGTATACCTAGGACTAAAAGATGATACCAATGCACGTTCATTTGCAGGGTTAAACTTCACCCCAGCAAAATTACAGGAAGCGGCGGAACTTACGCACAAGCAAGGTAAAAAAATCTTTTTAACCTTAAATACCTTCCCTAAGCCAGGTGAAGAACACCGTTGGTATCAAGCTATTGATTTAGCAGCAAAGCTTGATATGGATGCCCTAATCGTTGCCGATCTTTCTTTACTCGACTATGCCCATAGGCACTATCCCAAGCTGCCGCTGCATTTATCGGTGCAGGCCAGTGCCACTAACCTAGGGGCGCTCAATTTTTATAAGGAAACCTTCAATATCGCCCGAGTCGTGCTGCCGCGGGTGTTATCCATGAAGCAAGTGCGCGACTTGGCCAAGGTCAGCCCAGTGGATTTAGAAGTGTTCGCCTTCGGCAGCCTGTGCATTATGGCCGAGGGGCGTTGCCATTTATCCTCCTATGTGACTGGTCAATCGCCCAATACTGGGGGCTCCTGCTCGCCCGCTAAGCATGTGCGCTGGGAAGAACAAGGTCAGGACAGACTCACTCGCCTCAATGAGGTGCTGATTGACAAGTCGGGGCTCGATGAGCAAATGGGTTATCCCGTGGTGTGTAAAGGCCGTTATCTCACCGAAGATCAGGACTCGCCACAGTATTTACTCGAGTCCCCGACCAGTTTAAACACCCTAAGCTTACTGCCTGAACTCGCCAAAGCCGGCATAGTGTCGCTCAAAATTGAAGGCCGCCAACGCAGCCCTGCCTATGTTGAGCAAGTGACTAAGGTATGGCGGCAAGCCATAGATACCTACCTCAATAATCCCGAACAATTCCAAAGCCAATCCCATTGGGAACAGGCACTTGCAAAGGTGTCCGAAGGGCAAATTACCACTCTGGGTGCCTATGAGCGCAATTGGCAATAA
- a CDS encoding U32 family peptidase translates to MNISLGPLLYCWQKQQVIDFYQQVSTSRIPLVYLGEAVCSRRRELKWGDYLALAQMLKQAGKEVVISTLALIEAPSEYAELKRQVDNGEFIVEANDMAAVYLAQEHKLPFVCGASINNYNRASLDILQRIGMKRFVMPVELSKAWLSQVIQEKPAFEVEVLGHGYLPLAHSARCFTARHKQLTKDSCETVCRQYSKGLLAQTQEQQPLLRLNGIQTQSAHCLDLRGEMAIMAKMGVDIFRVSPSSMECITMADALVDTLNAPESLPNFPMSAEQCNGYWFGEAGVAIHIS, encoded by the coding sequence ATGAATATTTCCCTAGGGCCGTTGCTATATTGCTGGCAAAAACAACAGGTCATTGATTTTTACCAACAAGTTTCTACCAGTCGCATTCCCTTAGTGTATTTAGGCGAAGCCGTTTGCAGCCGTAGACGCGAACTCAAATGGGGCGATTATCTGGCTCTAGCGCAGATGCTCAAACAGGCGGGTAAAGAGGTGGTGATATCAACGCTGGCATTAATCGAGGCGCCCTCAGAATATGCGGAGCTAAAACGCCAAGTTGATAATGGTGAATTTATCGTCGAAGCGAACGATATGGCGGCAGTGTATCTTGCCCAAGAACATAAACTGCCCTTTGTCTGCGGGGCGAGTATCAATAACTACAACCGCGCCAGTTTAGATATCCTGCAACGCATTGGTATGAAAAGGTTTGTGATGCCAGTGGAGTTATCTAAGGCCTGGCTTAGCCAAGTGATCCAAGAAAAACCCGCATTTGAAGTTGAAGTGTTAGGCCATGGCTATTTGCCACTCGCCCATTCGGCGCGCTGCTTTACCGCAAGGCACAAACAACTCACTAAGGACAGCTGCGAAACGGTTTGCCGGCAGTACAGCAAAGGGCTGCTCGCCCAAACCCAGGAACAGCAACCCCTGCTTAGGCTTAATGGTATTCAAACCCAGTCGGCCCATTGTTTAGATTTACGCGGTGAAATGGCCATTATGGCTAAGATGGGAGTCGATATTTTTAGGGTATCCCCCAGCAGTATGGAATGCATAACTATGGCCGATGCCTTAGTCGATACGCTCAACGCCCCTGAATCGTTGCCCAATTTCCCTATGAGTGCAGAGCAATGCAATGGCTACTGGTTTGGTGAGGCGGGTGTCGCCATTCATATTAGCTAG
- a CDS encoding YjiH family protein yields the protein MATEHKNRNIKTILTFIVPSLIGLLLFMTPISYNDAITIPIAIISKALQSALSGVLTLIVTAIVVAMALASLLTKMLKPKFVLNNHFLNGLLNISPMWLTTRVVGAVFIVLTYFAVGPEAIHSSSTGALVLNDLLPVLFSVFIFAGMLLPLLLNFGLLELFGTLLTKIMRPVFNLPGRSAIDCMASWLGDGSVGILLTSKQYEARFYTQREAAVIGTTFSAVSITFSLVVISQVKLEHMFVPFYLTVCLAGFAAAVIVPKLPPLSWKKDNYIDDTPRLPDDEIIPAGHGAFSWGFDKALEKAASAGGIKAVLNEGVKNVIDMVFGIIPVVMAIGTTALIIAEHTPIFNYLGMPFIPLLELLHIPEATEASKTIVVGFADMFIPSILASSIESDMTRFVIAALSVTQLIYMSEVGALLIGSKIPVNFVELFVVFILRTLVTLPVIAGVAHLLF from the coding sequence TTGGCTACTGAACATAAAAACCGCAACATAAAGACGATACTCACCTTTATCGTCCCTTCGCTGATAGGTCTGCTGCTGTTTATGACCCCGATCAGCTATAACGATGCGATCACTATTCCCATCGCAATCATCTCTAAGGCGCTGCAAAGTGCGTTGAGTGGAGTTCTCACCTTAATCGTCACGGCGATTGTGGTGGCTATGGCACTCGCCTCACTGCTCACCAAAATGCTCAAGCCTAAGTTTGTTCTCAATAACCACTTTCTCAATGGCTTACTCAATATCAGCCCCATGTGGTTAACGACTCGGGTTGTCGGCGCAGTCTTTATTGTGCTGACCTATTTTGCCGTTGGCCCCGAAGCGATTCACTCCTCCAGTACGGGCGCCTTAGTCTTAAACGACTTACTGCCTGTGTTGTTCTCGGTGTTTATTTTCGCGGGCATGTTATTGCCACTGCTGCTGAACTTCGGCCTACTCGAACTCTTTGGCACACTTTTAACTAAGATCATGCGCCCAGTGTTCAACTTACCGGGTCGCAGTGCTATCGACTGTATGGCCTCTTGGTTGGGCGATGGTAGCGTCGGTATTTTACTGACCAGCAAACAATACGAAGCGCGTTTTTATACCCAAAGAGAAGCGGCTGTTATCGGCACGACGTTCTCTGCGGTATCCATCACTTTTAGCTTAGTGGTGATCTCGCAGGTGAAGTTAGAGCATATGTTTGTGCCCTTCTATTTGACAGTATGCCTTGCGGGCTTTGCCGCCGCGGTGATTGTGCCTAAGTTGCCACCCTTATCATGGAAGAAAGACAACTATATCGACGATACGCCACGTTTACCCGATGATGAAATCATTCCCGCGGGACACGGCGCTTTCTCCTGGGGTTTTGATAAGGCCCTAGAAAAAGCCGCCAGCGCCGGAGGCATAAAAGCCGTATTGAATGAAGGCGTTAAAAACGTGATCGATATGGTATTTGGCATTATCCCAGTGGTGATGGCAATTGGTACCACGGCACTGATCATTGCCGAACATACGCCTATCTTTAATTATCTGGGGATGCCGTTTATCCCGTTACTCGAATTGCTGCATATCCCCGAAGCCACCGAAGCTTCTAAAACTATCGTGGTGGGGTTTGCCGATATGTTTATTCCGTCGATTTTAGCTAGCTCAATTGAGTCAGATATGACCCGTTTTGTGATTGCGGCATTGTCTGTGACTCAGCTAATTTATATGAGTGAAGTAGGTGCACTGCTGATTGGCAGTAAAATTCCGGTGAACTTTGTTGAGCTCTTTGTGGTGTTTATCCTGCGTACCTTAGTGACTTTGCCAGTGATTGCGGGTGTTGCTCACTTGCTATTCTAA
- a CDS encoding IS110 family transposase produces MKITLIGIDLAKNVLQVCGVNQAGKAVFNRTIKRTQLLKTLVQYPDAVIAMEACSGSNYWGRELISQGFEVRLIPPQHVKPFVKGNKNDRNDAFAICEAAQRPNIIFVKPRSLEQVDVIISHRIRERRIRVRTALTNQIRGLLSEYGIVIPKGRDPLNLALPELLEDASNSLTTIARRYIRELLDELYAVNASIKSLEKDIRIQAMNHPDTKRLTAIRGVAEIIATAAVSFAGDGSSYQNGRHFSANLGLVPKEFSSGGKQKLGGITKRGNSYLRRQLIQGAWSVIRYATNNDDRLSVWARNIIERRGKQKAAVAVANKLARIIWAMLYYKTEYRPC; encoded by the coding sequence ATGAAAATTACTCTAATTGGTATCGATTTGGCAAAAAATGTTCTCCAGGTTTGTGGTGTTAATCAAGCAGGGAAAGCCGTATTTAATCGCACAATTAAACGCACCCAACTATTAAAAACGCTTGTTCAATATCCCGATGCTGTCATTGCTATGGAAGCCTGCAGTGGCTCAAATTATTGGGGCAGAGAACTTATCTCTCAGGGTTTTGAGGTCAGATTAATTCCACCACAACATGTGAAACCATTCGTGAAAGGGAATAAAAATGACCGCAATGATGCTTTTGCTATATGTGAAGCGGCTCAACGTCCTAACATCATCTTTGTTAAACCAAGATCTTTAGAGCAGGTCGATGTGATCATAAGCCATCGGATCCGAGAGCGCCGTATTAGGGTCAGAACGGCATTAACTAATCAGATCCGTGGTTTATTAAGTGAATATGGCATCGTTATCCCTAAAGGTCGTGATCCACTTAACCTAGCACTTCCTGAGTTACTCGAAGATGCAAGTAACTCGCTTACCACTATCGCTCGTCGGTACATCAGGGAATTGCTCGATGAGCTTTATGCCGTAAATGCTTCGATTAAGTCATTAGAAAAAGATATTCGGATACAAGCAATGAATCATCCAGATACCAAACGGTTAACCGCAATACGAGGTGTCGCTGAGATTATTGCCACAGCAGCGGTATCCTTTGCTGGAGATGGCTCCAGTTATCAAAATGGTCGACATTTTTCTGCCAATTTAGGGCTCGTTCCAAAAGAGTTTTCAAGTGGTGGAAAACAGAAATTAGGTGGCATAACCAAGCGTGGTAACAGCTATCTAAGGCGTCAGTTAATTCAAGGTGCATGGTCTGTCATACGCTACGCAACAAACAACGATGATAGGCTGTCTGTATGGGCGAGAAATATCATTGAACGAAGAGGCAAGCAAAAAGCAGCCGTGGCAGTTGCAAATAAACTGGCGAGGATAATTTGGGCGATGCTCTACTATAAAACAGAGTACAGACCCTGTTAA
- a CDS encoding UDP-2,3-diacylglucosamine diphosphatase codes for MTGANYRGLERTLIDALNHPRNSPYNSSDNAPSSVNATSFSTPTISSLINVANSQTTTVNALWLSDIHLGCKDCKADYLLSLLDTVRCQYLYLVGDIIDLWALKRKLHWPDSHNKVLQKIIELAQNGTQVIYLPGNHDELLKPYAELSLWNIKIARQHIHQGVGGHKLLMLHGDQFDADVCVGRFYALLGDHLYDLLLFLNRNLHSLRERLGYPYWSLASFVKSKVGKAQAAIGHYRQAVLNYAQHFDVDGVICGHIHQPELSTHPKAAQYCTPQSSPEQRQIIYANDGDWVENCSLITETLSGELQLCRWNEQTLKLDILSSIALVQQKPETHENKRPAAAAQPMPNTNSGETRPRDVA; via the coding sequence ATGACTGGAGCCAACTACAGAGGGCTTGAGCGCACGCTTATCGACGCACTCAACCATCCCCGCAACTCTCCTTACAACTCTTCAGACAATGCTCCATCCAGTGTTAACGCTACTTCCTTCTCAACGCCAACCATTTCCAGCTTAATCAATGTGGCTAATAGCCAAACCACCACAGTTAACGCCCTCTGGTTGTCAGATATCCATTTAGGTTGCAAGGATTGCAAGGCCGATTATCTGCTCAGTCTGCTTGACACTGTGCGCTGCCAGTATCTGTATTTAGTTGGTGATATCATCGATTTATGGGCATTGAAACGTAAGCTGCACTGGCCCGATAGCCACAATAAGGTGCTGCAAAAGATTATAGAACTAGCACAAAACGGCACCCAAGTGATTTATCTGCCGGGTAACCACGACGAACTGTTAAAACCCTATGCCGAGCTTAGTCTGTGGAACATCAAAATTGCCCGCCAACATATTCATCAAGGTGTTGGCGGCCATAAACTCTTGATGCTCCATGGGGATCAGTTTGATGCCGATGTCTGTGTCGGCCGCTTCTACGCCCTTTTGGGCGATCATTTATATGATTTACTGCTGTTCCTCAATCGTAATCTCCATAGCCTGCGGGAGCGCTTAGGTTATCCCTATTGGTCACTGGCAAGTTTCGTCAAATCTAAAGTGGGCAAGGCTCAAGCCGCTATCGGGCATTATCGCCAAGCGGTGCTCAACTATGCCCAGCATTTCGATGTTGACGGCGTGATCTGCGGCCATATCCATCAGCCTGAACTCTCAACCCACCCCAAAGCAGCACAATACTGCACGCCCCAGAGTAGTCCTGAGCAGCGGCAGATCATCTACGCCAACGACGGTGATTGGGTCGAAAACTGCAGCTTAATCACAGAAACCTTAAGCGGTGAATTACAACTGTGCCGCTGGAACGAACAGACGCTCAAGCTCGACATTCTCAGCAGCATAGCGTTAGTGCAACAGAAACCTGAGACACATGAAAACAAACGACCAGCGGCGGCAGCGCAGCCAATGCCAAACACAAATAGCGGCGAAACTCGCCCAAGGGATGTTGCCTAA